One segment of Streptomyces bathyalis DNA contains the following:
- a CDS encoding Nramp family divalent metal transporter produces MATEDSEKSGAAASTPDSSGEGKGGSRPQVRKASWKLIGPGFVVAATGVGAGDLVATLIAGSKYGYTLMWAAVIGCIVKIALAEATGRWHLATGRTIFDGWRSLGSWTTVYFAVYVVIWGFVYGGTAMSSSGLPLDALFPGVLDLKGWAIITGLVGLVFVWFNRYAVFEKVMTFLVGVMFVVVVYVAILVSPDIGASFAGLVPVLPDGSVFYTLGLVGGVGGTITMAAYGYWVNAKGWTDSGWMKMMRLDNRVAYVTTGIFVVAMLIVGAELLHSTSIAIAEGDKGLADLDKVLEDRFGAFTSTLFLIGFFATSFTSLIGVWQGVSLMFADFVERMRAARSANDADGANAGGEGEGGKAGVQAVARGQRERSLPFRAYLLWLTFPPMTLLWLEQPFLLVVIYGVLGAFFMPFLALTLLWLLNSGRTPREWRNGIVSNVMLFVSGMLFIVLCVQQVREIPW; encoded by the coding sequence ATGGCAACCGAGGACAGCGAGAAGAGCGGGGCTGCGGCCTCCACCCCGGACTCGTCCGGCGAGGGCAAGGGCGGCTCCCGGCCCCAAGTACGCAAAGCCAGCTGGAAGTTGATCGGCCCCGGCTTCGTGGTCGCCGCGACGGGAGTCGGCGCCGGTGACCTGGTCGCCACCCTGATCGCGGGAAGCAAGTACGGCTACACGCTCATGTGGGCCGCGGTCATCGGCTGCATCGTCAAGATCGCGCTCGCCGAGGCGACCGGCCGCTGGCATCTGGCCACCGGCCGCACCATCTTCGACGGCTGGCGCTCGCTCGGCTCCTGGACCACGGTCTACTTCGCCGTGTACGTCGTCATCTGGGGCTTCGTCTACGGCGGAACGGCCATGTCCTCCTCCGGGCTTCCCCTGGACGCGCTCTTCCCCGGCGTGCTCGACCTCAAGGGCTGGGCGATCATCACCGGCCTCGTGGGCCTGGTGTTCGTCTGGTTCAACCGCTACGCGGTCTTCGAGAAGGTCATGACGTTCCTGGTCGGCGTCATGTTCGTGGTCGTCGTCTACGTCGCGATACTCGTGTCGCCCGACATCGGCGCCAGCTTCGCCGGGCTGGTCCCAGTCCTGCCGGACGGTTCGGTCTTCTACACCCTCGGCCTGGTCGGCGGGGTCGGCGGCACCATCACCATGGCCGCGTACGGGTACTGGGTGAACGCCAAGGGCTGGACCGACAGCGGCTGGATGAAGATGATGCGGCTCGACAACCGCGTCGCCTACGTCACGACCGGCATCTTCGTCGTCGCGATGCTGATCGTCGGCGCCGAGTTGCTGCACTCCACGAGCATCGCGATCGCCGAGGGTGACAAGGGCCTGGCCGACCTCGACAAGGTGCTCGAGGACCGCTTCGGCGCGTTCACCTCCACGCTCTTCCTCATCGGCTTCTTCGCCACGTCCTTCACGTCGCTGATCGGCGTGTGGCAGGGCGTGAGCCTGATGTTCGCCGACTTCGTGGAGCGGATGCGCGCCGCCCGTAGCGCGAACGACGCGGACGGCGCGAACGCCGGCGGCGAGGGTGAAGGCGGCAAGGCCGGGGTGCAGGCCGTGGCCCGCGGTCAGCGTGAGCGGTCGCTGCCCTTCCGCGCGTATCTGCTGTGGCTGACCTTCCCGCCCATGACCCTGCTCTGGCTGGAGCAGCCCTTCCTGCTCGTGGTGATCTACGGCGTGCTCGGTGCGTTCTTCATGCCGTTCCTCGCGCTGACGCTCCTCTGGCTGCTCAATTCGGGCCGGACCCCGCGGGAATGGCGCAACGGAATTGTCAGCAACGTGATGCTTTTCGTATCGGGAATGCTTTTCATCGTGCTGTGCGTGCAGCAGGTGAGGGAGATTCCCTGGTAA
- a CDS encoding DUF5936 domain-containing protein, with amino-acid sequence MSAVLPFLLAGVAGVAVYGAIAGIRMYRAQIELPSDLAVALEVGATRTTAREAAVDRLGMPLAPLVLRLMGEERVNAKRRKIDRAGNPGGLTIHRYAARRAAYGVFGVVMAIVGLVADSWLFAFIVLAFGFTAAELGIRQAVRDRRHVIERTLPDFLDVLAVVVSAGLSFRQALERVAEHYEGPWADELRITLRQMDLGVSRRAAFDELRKRNDSEQVDQFVTALQQGEELGAPIADTLIQIATDMRRTDAQNARRQAAKTVPKATMTTIAFLLPGTLLLIVATFLLGSDTDFGSVLNG; translated from the coding sequence ATGAGCGCCGTTCTGCCCTTCCTCCTCGCCGGTGTCGCCGGTGTCGCCGTGTACGGGGCCATCGCGGGCATCCGCATGTACCGCGCCCAGATCGAGCTTCCGAGCGACCTCGCCGTCGCCCTGGAGGTCGGTGCGACGCGAACGACGGCCCGGGAGGCCGCAGTCGACCGTCTCGGCATGCCCCTCGCGCCGCTCGTGCTGCGTCTGATGGGCGAGGAGCGCGTCAACGCCAAGCGCCGCAAGATCGACCGCGCCGGCAACCCGGGCGGCCTGACCATCCACCGGTACGCCGCGCGCCGCGCCGCGTACGGGGTCTTCGGCGTCGTCATGGCGATCGTCGGACTGGTCGCCGACAGCTGGCTGTTCGCGTTCATCGTGCTTGCCTTCGGCTTCACTGCCGCGGAGCTCGGGATCCGGCAGGCCGTCCGCGACCGCAGGCACGTCATCGAACGAACCCTTCCCGACTTCCTCGACGTGCTCGCCGTCGTCGTCTCCGCGGGCCTGAGCTTCCGTCAGGCGCTGGAACGCGTGGCCGAGCACTACGAGGGCCCGTGGGCCGACGAACTGCGCATCACGCTGAGGCAGATGGACCTGGGCGTCAGCCGCCGCGCGGCCTTCGACGAGCTGCGCAAGCGCAACGACAGCGAGCAGGTAGACCAGTTCGTCACCGCCCTGCAGCAGGGCGAGGAACTCGGCGCGCCCATCGCGGACACGCTCATCCAGATCGCGACGGACATGCGCCGTACCGACGCGCAGAACGCCCGCCGGCAGGCCGCCAAGACGGTGCCGAAGGCGACGATGACGACCATCGCCTTCCTGTTGCCGGGGACGTTGCTGCTGATCGTGGCCACCTTCCTTCTCGGCTCGGACACCGACTTCGGTTCCGTACTGAACGGGTGA
- a CDS encoding chitinase, with protein sequence MARARFLSHWYARPRVLAAVTAAALTLGGLLTAGAASAGAVASDGKAPSAGKAPAVGASAVPAHAVTGYWQNFDNGATTQKLSDLPDDYDIIAVAFADATGTPGQVDFKLDPATGYGSEDDFKADIKAKHDAGKSVIVSVGGEKGAVSVADEASAGAFADSIVSLMDEYGFDGVDIDLENGLNSTYMTKALDAIHSKKSDVVVTMAPQTIDMQSTSTEYFKTALNIKDYLTVVNMQYYNSGSMNGCDGKTYAQGGVDFLTALACIQLEGGLDPSQVGIGTPASSSAAGSGFVDPKVVTDALDCLAEGTNCGSFKPEKKYPGIRGAMTWSTNWDAANGNKWSGTVGPHVHGLP encoded by the coding sequence GTGGCACGCGCAAGATTCCTGTCCCACTGGTATGCACGCCCCCGCGTCCTCGCCGCCGTCACAGCGGCGGCGCTGACCCTCGGCGGACTGCTCACAGCCGGCGCCGCCAGCGCGGGCGCGGTCGCGTCCGACGGAAAGGCCCCGTCCGCCGGAAAGGCCCCCGCCGTCGGCGCATCCGCCGTACCCGCGCACGCCGTGACGGGCTACTGGCAGAACTTCGACAACGGCGCGACGACCCAGAAGCTCTCCGACCTGCCGGACGACTACGACATCATCGCCGTGGCCTTCGCCGACGCCACGGGCACGCCGGGCCAGGTCGACTTCAAGCTCGACCCGGCGACGGGCTACGGCTCGGAGGACGACTTCAAGGCGGACATCAAGGCCAAGCACGACGCGGGCAAGTCGGTCATCGTCTCGGTGGGCGGCGAGAAGGGCGCCGTCAGCGTCGCCGACGAGGCCTCGGCCGGCGCCTTCGCCGACAGCATCGTCTCCCTCATGGACGAGTACGGCTTCGACGGGGTCGACATCGACCTGGAGAACGGTCTCAACTCGACCTACATGACCAAGGCGCTGGACGCCATCCACAGCAAGAAGAGCGACGTCGTGGTGACGATGGCCCCGCAGACCATCGACATGCAGTCCACCTCGACCGAGTACTTCAAGACCGCGCTGAACATCAAGGACTATCTGACGGTCGTCAACATGCAGTACTACAACAGCGGTTCGATGAACGGCTGTGACGGCAAGACCTACGCGCAGGGCGGCGTCGACTTCCTGACGGCCCTCGCCTGCATCCAGCTGGAGGGCGGCCTCGACCCCTCACAGGTGGGGATCGGCACGCCGGCCTCCTCCAGCGCGGCGGGCTCGGGATTCGTCGACCCGAAGGTCGTCACGGACGCCCTGGACTGCCTCGCCGAGGGCACCAACTGCGGAAGCTTCAAGCCGGAGAAGAAGTACCCCGGTATCCGCGGCGCGATGACCTGGTCGACCAACTGGGACGCGGCGAACGGCAACAAGTGGTCCGGCACGGTCGGCCCGCACGTGCACGGACTGCCGTAG
- a CDS encoding TadE family protein: MARALGARSRAGAGRAERERGASSLELAGMMPLLLLVAMAAIQLGVAGYTVQQAGTGARAAARIASQEDLAEDYEATGKAAMSDWTASRANFDLGGGEDEVRVTITVTIPSVVPGVDDFGDATRSATMPRD; the protein is encoded by the coding sequence GTGGCGCGAGCCCTGGGGGCACGTTCCCGGGCCGGCGCGGGGCGCGCGGAGCGTGAGCGTGGCGCGTCCAGCCTGGAACTGGCGGGCATGATGCCGCTGCTCCTGCTCGTGGCCATGGCCGCGATCCAGCTCGGCGTCGCGGGTTACACCGTCCAGCAGGCCGGTACGGGCGCCCGCGCCGCCGCACGTATCGCGAGCCAGGAGGACCTGGCCGAGGACTATGAGGCGACCGGCAAGGCGGCCATGTCCGACTGGACGGCGTCCCGCGCCAATTTCGACCTCGGAGGGGGAGAGGACGAGGTGCGGGTGACCATCACCGTCACCATTCCGTCCGTCGTCCCCGGCGTCGACGACTTCGGCGACGCGACCCGATCCGCGACCATGCCGCGCGACTGA
- a CDS encoding CpaF family protein: MSLRARMTTPESRTRTGAAADGGTAHLVSAYRTKLLEEIDLAEMSALPSSERRARLERVLGHLISREGPVLSTVDRELLIRRVVDEALGLGVLEPLLEDASITEIMVNGPDQVFVERSGHVEQVPVRFASEEQLMQTIERIVSTVNRRVDESNPMVDARLPSGERVNVIVPPLSLTGPTLTIRRFPRAYALHELIAMGTLDEHIVALLSGFIRARFNVIVSGGTGSGKTTLLNALSGLIPDHERIITVEDAAELQLQQRHIIRLETRPPNVEGRGQITVRDLVRNSLRMRPDRIIVGEVRGGETLDMLQAMSTGHDGSLATVHANSAEDALMRLQTLASMSEVEIPFAALQDQINSAVDVIIQLARFPDGTRKVTEVVLLASHGREVFRIASVSRFDAEPMGPDGKVHGSFAHLPVPRRAADRLHMVSETVPPLFGVANEEGQLSTREAE; this comes from the coding sequence TTGAGTCTGCGGGCCCGTATGACCACCCCTGAGTCCCGGACACGTACCGGGGCGGCAGCCGACGGCGGCACCGCCCACCTCGTGTCCGCCTACCGCACGAAGCTCCTCGAAGAGATAGACCTCGCGGAGATGTCCGCCCTTCCCTCGTCGGAGCGCAGGGCCCGCCTGGAGCGCGTGCTGGGGCACCTCATCAGCCGTGAGGGGCCCGTACTGTCCACGGTCGACCGGGAGTTGCTGATCCGGCGCGTCGTGGACGAGGCTCTCGGGCTCGGCGTCCTCGAGCCGCTGCTGGAGGACGCCTCCATCACGGAGATCATGGTCAACGGACCGGATCAGGTCTTCGTCGAGCGGTCGGGCCACGTCGAGCAGGTGCCGGTCCGGTTCGCCTCCGAAGAGCAGCTGATGCAGACCATCGAGCGCATCGTCTCCACCGTCAACAGGCGTGTGGACGAGTCGAATCCGATGGTCGACGCCCGCCTGCCGTCCGGCGAGCGCGTCAACGTCATCGTGCCGCCGCTCTCGCTCACCGGCCCGACACTCACGATCCGGCGCTTCCCCCGCGCCTACGCGCTGCACGAACTGATCGCGATGGGCACGCTCGACGAGCACATCGTCGCGCTGCTGTCGGGCTTCATCCGCGCCCGCTTCAACGTGATCGTCTCGGGAGGCACGGGCAGCGGGAAGACGACCCTGCTCAACGCGCTCTCCGGGCTCATCCCCGACCACGAGCGCATCATCACCGTCGAGGACGCGGCCGAACTCCAGCTCCAGCAGCGGCACATCATCCGGCTGGAGACCAGGCCGCCCAACGTCGAGGGCCGGGGCCAGATCACCGTCCGCGACCTCGTACGGAACTCGCTGCGCATGCGGCCCGACCGGATCATCGTCGGTGAGGTGCGCGGCGGCGAGACGCTCGACATGCTCCAGGCCATGTCCACCGGTCACGACGGCTCGCTGGCCACGGTGCACGCCAACAGCGCCGAGGATGCGCTGATGCGACTGCAGACCCTCGCCTCCATGTCGGAGGTCGAGATCCCCTTCGCGGCGCTCCAGGACCAGATCAATTCCGCCGTGGACGTGATCATCCAGCTCGCCCGCTTCCCCGACGGCACGCGGAAGGTCACGGAGGTCGTTCTTCTCGCCTCGCACGGCCGCGAGGTCTTCCGCATCGCCTCCGTCTCCCGCTTCGACGCCGAGCCCATGGGCCCGGACGGCAAGGTGCACGGGAGCTTCGCGCATCTGCCCGTGCCGCGGCGCGCCGCGGACCGGCTCCACATGGTGAGCGAGACCGTACCGCCCCTCTTCGGGGTCGCGAACGAAGAAGGCCAACTGAGCACGAGGGAGGCGGAGTAG
- a CDS encoding AAA family ATPase, protein MVTRIQPAVSDQEAARSVLGLLSQLPDSEPVPAATDSTQLLDSLARLAEGTVADLPEVVLVHELIRPMPALELIREIALRFPAVGVILITRDTSQPLYSAAMDAGARGVLGLPLSYDDLAARVGAAASWAVGVRKHLGTLPEETVGPGGTVVAVTGAKGGVGTTLTAVQLALAAQASGRGTALVDMDLQSGDVSSFLDVQFRRSAADLAGISDISNRVLQDALFAHESGLGLLLAPGEGERGEEVDDRAARQIISALKARYDIVVIDCGTQLNAANAAAIETSDSAVLLTTPDVISVRAAKRMVRMWDRLQIRKAEETVTLVNRTSRYTEIHPGLIARIVGTSVAGTTIPAGYKELHAAVDAGRIQDLDVKSSVKQALWSFAAELGLVTAAEVSSSSGGKHSLKASKGQGGQSKQALSESGTESDGRALPAGGSGSSQVQAVQGSQGAERPSGQAGRGAQRPQTAPPGQFPPPRTPQARQGSTPGGSRQALPPGASGGEHGIPGEAPAAAVGNEYRDHRRPHEPNSAAPFHTRTRVGPVGPDIGHVSGGRHARQQVDDLDDEGEASVWGDKGAVTVEFAGMAPVVLAVLAILWQCVLVGYTFSLAGNAADEAARAATAAALNGDPEGACESAATKHLPAEWREKSTVSCTLDGHLWKADVDLSAPVLFPGAGKLPFSITGTAGAAEEGK, encoded by the coding sequence ATGGTCACCCGCATTCAGCCAGCCGTCAGCGACCAGGAAGCGGCCCGGTCGGTCCTCGGCCTGCTCAGCCAGCTCCCGGACAGCGAGCCGGTGCCGGCCGCCACCGACTCCACCCAACTGCTCGATTCCCTCGCGCGGTTGGCCGAGGGGACCGTGGCGGACCTGCCGGAGGTCGTGCTCGTACACGAACTCATCCGCCCGATGCCCGCGTTGGAGCTGATCCGTGAGATCGCGCTCCGCTTCCCGGCCGTCGGCGTCATCCTCATCACCCGCGACACCAGCCAGCCGCTCTACTCGGCGGCGATGGACGCCGGAGCCCGCGGCGTTCTCGGGCTGCCCCTCAGCTACGACGACCTGGCCGCGCGGGTCGGCGCCGCCGCCTCCTGGGCGGTGGGCGTACGGAAGCATCTGGGCACCCTGCCCGAGGAGACGGTCGGCCCCGGCGGCACCGTCGTCGCCGTGACGGGCGCCAAGGGCGGCGTGGGCACGACCCTCACGGCGGTCCAGCTGGCGCTCGCGGCACAGGCGTCGGGACGCGGCACGGCCCTGGTGGACATGGATCTGCAGTCCGGCGACGTCTCCTCGTTCCTGGACGTGCAGTTCCGCCGCTCGGCGGCCGACCTCGCGGGCATCTCCGACATCTCCAACCGCGTGCTCCAGGACGCCCTGTTCGCGCACGAGTCGGGGCTCGGGCTGCTGCTCGCCCCCGGCGAGGGTGAACGGGGCGAGGAGGTCGACGACCGCGCGGCCCGCCAGATCATCTCCGCGCTCAAGGCGCGCTACGACATCGTCGTGATCGACTGCGGCACCCAGCTCAACGCGGCCAACGCCGCCGCGATCGAGACCTCCGACAGCGCGGTGCTGCTGACGACACCGGACGTGATCTCCGTGCGGGCGGCCAAGCGCATGGTCCGGATGTGGGACCGGCTGCAGATCCGCAAGGCCGAGGAGACCGTCACCCTCGTCAACCGGACCTCGCGCTACACGGAGATCCACCCGGGGCTCATCGCCCGCATCGTTGGCACGTCCGTTGCCGGGACGACGATTCCCGCCGGCTACAAGGAACTTCACGCCGCCGTCGACGCCGGACGCATCCAGGATCTCGACGTCAAGAGCTCGGTCAAGCAGGCGCTGTGGTCCTTCGCGGCCGAACTGGGCCTCGTCACCGCGGCGGAGGTCTCGAGCAGCAGCGGCGGCAAGCACAGCCTCAAGGCGTCGAAGGGCCAGGGCGGACAGTCCAAGCAGGCGCTGTCCGAGAGCGGCACGGAGTCCGACGGTCGCGCCCTGCCTGCGGGCGGATCGGGGAGTTCCCAGGTCCAGGCTGTGCAGGGCAGCCAGGGTGCGGAACGCCCGTCGGGTCAGGCCGGCCGCGGAGCCCAGCGGCCCCAGACGGCACCGCCCGGCCAGTTTCCTCCGCCACGCACCCCCCAGGCCCGGCAGGGGAGCACCCCCGGGGGCAGCCGGCAGGCCCTGCCCCCCGGCGCTTCGGGCGGCGAGCACGGCATACCCGGGGAGGCACCGGCGGCGGCCGTGGGCAACGAATACCGCGACCACCGCAGGCCGCACGAGCCCAACAGCGCGGCGCCCTTCCACACCCGCACCCGCGTGGGTCCGGTGGGCCCCGACATCGGGCACGTATCGGGAGGCCGGCACGCACGTCAGCAGGTCGACGACCTCGACGACGAGGGCGAGGCGAGCGTGTGGGGCGACAAGGGCGCCGTCACGGTGGAGTTCGCGGGCATGGCGCCCGTCGTGCTCGCGGTCCTGGCGATCCTGTGGCAGTGCGTCCTCGTCGGCTACACGTTCTCGCTCGCCGGAAACGCCGCCGACGAGGCGGCACGCGCCGCGACGGCGGCCGCGCTGAACGGTGACCCGGAGGGCGCCTGCGAGTCCGCGGCGACGAAGCACCTGCCGGCCGAGTGGCGGGAGAAGTCGACGGTCAGCTGCACCCTCGACGGCCATCTGTGGAAGGCGGACGTCGACCTGTCGGCACCTGTCCTCTTCCCCGGTGCGGGAAAGCTCCCCTTCAGCATCACCGGCACGGCCGGCGCTGCTGAGGAGGGGAAGTGA
- the cpaB gene encoding Flp pilus assembly protein CpaB produces the protein MNSRQRRGVILLVVSVLCALAAFGGVLTLIRDVESKVGPETTAYELKADVPPYRSLDEGQFKKVSVPKRWLPETAVTDLDEVRGKVATNKLRKGSLLQADMIDERPELKPGQQEIAIMIDAETGVAGKINSGSRVNIFATFEGEQQTGGKGQSANQSKVIVSDARVIDVGKLTPFKENSGDEDSSRLSERDGVPITFALSTADAQRVAYAESFAEHVRLALVAPGDGNDIPESEKTYTLTGDK, from the coding sequence ATGAATTCACGCCAGCGCCGTGGCGTCATCCTGCTGGTCGTCTCCGTCCTGTGTGCCCTCGCGGCGTTCGGGGGCGTGCTGACACTCATACGCGACGTGGAGTCGAAGGTCGGTCCCGAGACGACGGCGTACGAGCTCAAGGCCGACGTGCCGCCGTACAGGTCCCTGGACGAGGGGCAGTTCAAGAAGGTGTCCGTACCGAAGCGCTGGCTTCCGGAGACCGCTGTCACCGACCTCGACGAGGTGCGCGGCAAGGTCGCCACCAACAAGCTGCGCAAGGGGTCGCTGCTTCAGGCGGACATGATCGACGAGCGGCCCGAACTCAAGCCGGGCCAGCAGGAGATCGCCATCATGATCGACGCCGAGACCGGCGTCGCCGGCAAGATCAACTCGGGTAGCCGGGTCAATATCTTCGCCACCTTCGAGGGTGAGCAGCAGACGGGCGGCAAGGGCCAGTCGGCGAACCAGTCGAAGGTCATCGTCAGTGACGCGAGGGTCATCGACGTCGGGAAGCTGACCCCGTTCAAGGAGAACTCCGGCGACGAGGACAGCTCCCGGCTGAGCGAACGGGACGGCGTCCCCATCACCTTCGCCCTCTCCACGGCCGACGCTCAGCGCGTCGCCTACGCGGAGTCCTTCGCGGAGCACGTCCGGCTCGCCCTGGTGGCGCCGGGCGACGGCAACGACATCCCCGAGAGCGAGAAGACGTACACGCTCACCGGGGACAAGTGA
- a CDS encoding type II secretion system F family protein, producing MDTTAQLALGAFLLAGALAVAAVMAFASGRAQNKELLERLAEEAAGRELPSGRRRVFTGVDKQLRGTRLGHRVQSGLAATGLDITAGEFTVYVAVVVAGLWLVAASVLAPFFGPIAAVLGVLAASAFLSHQRQRRTEQFISQLPELSRILANATSAGLALRTALGMAADELEAPAGEELKLVNNQLALGRSVEDALNELAERLPSRELVVLVTTLVLANRAGGTLVASLRNLTDTLEERKETRREVRTMLAEVNATAFTVPVLGLGAMLMMNSMMPGALARVTGSAVGQLAIIGAVGLFATGFFVIRRLGKIEI from the coding sequence ATGGACACCACCGCACAACTCGCGCTCGGCGCCTTCCTGCTGGCCGGCGCGCTCGCCGTCGCCGCGGTCATGGCGTTCGCGTCGGGACGCGCACAGAACAAGGAACTCCTCGAGCGCCTCGCCGAGGAAGCGGCGGGCCGCGAACTGCCGTCCGGCCGGCGCCGTGTCTTCACCGGCGTGGACAAGCAGCTGCGCGGCACCCGGCTGGGACACCGCGTGCAGAGCGGACTGGCCGCGACCGGACTCGACATCACGGCGGGCGAGTTCACCGTCTACGTTGCCGTCGTCGTCGCGGGCCTGTGGCTGGTCGCCGCCTCCGTGCTCGCGCCGTTCTTCGGGCCGATCGCCGCGGTGCTGGGAGTGCTGGCCGCCAGCGCCTTCCTCAGCCACCAACGGCAGCGCCGCACGGAGCAGTTCATCAGCCAGCTGCCGGAGCTGTCCCGCATCCTCGCCAACGCCACCTCGGCGGGCCTCGCACTGCGTACCGCGCTCGGAATGGCGGCGGACGAGCTGGAGGCCCCGGCGGGAGAGGAACTCAAGCTCGTCAACAACCAGCTGGCCCTCGGCCGATCCGTCGAGGACGCGCTGAACGAGCTAGCCGAACGTCTGCCGTCGCGTGAACTCGTCGTCCTCGTCACGACGTTGGTCCTCGCGAACCGCGCGGGCGGCACCCTCGTGGCGTCGCTGCGCAACCTCACCGACACCCTCGAGGAGCGCAAGGAGACCCGACGCGAGGTGCGCACCATGCTCGCCGAAGTGAACGCCACCGCCTTCACGGTGCCCGTGCTGGGCCTCGGCGCGATGCTGATGATGAACTCGATGATGCCGGGCGCCCTGGCCCGCGTGACGGGGTCCGCGGTCGGTCAGCTCGCGATCATCGGCGCCGTCGGCCTCTTCGCCACGGGCTTCTTCGTCATCCGCCGCCTCGGCAAGATCGAGATCTGA
- a CDS encoding S1 family peptidase: MKRPLVGILATAFFGAAAVTGIAVVPSTASAADAPKAEAAKEAKDTRAADARKAKAAPDFAGTVALSNCSGSLVKMPESKASDPGLVLTNGHCREAGMPEPGQVIVDEDVKRNFTLLDAKGDDAGSLTSTKIAYGTMTDTDVTLYELDATYEEIKKDTGLDPLEVQAEHPKEGTAMTVVSGYWKETYSCSIDAFVPELREDGWTMKDSIRYTKECETKGGTSGSPVIDDSTGKIVGINNTRNEDGEECTLNNPCEVDKDGKVTVHEGIAYGQQTHTLTSCVAAGNKVDLSLPDCKLPKP, from the coding sequence ATGAAGAGACCTCTCGTCGGCATCCTGGCCACGGCATTCTTCGGAGCCGCCGCGGTCACCGGGATCGCCGTCGTCCCTTCGACCGCCTCCGCCGCCGACGCCCCCAAGGCCGAGGCCGCCAAGGAGGCGAAGGACACGAGGGCCGCCGACGCCAGGAAGGCCAAGGCCGCACCGGACTTCGCCGGCACCGTCGCGCTGAGCAACTGCTCCGGCTCGCTGGTGAAGATGCCCGAGTCGAAGGCGTCGGACCCGGGGCTCGTGCTCACCAACGGGCACTGCCGTGAGGCGGGCATGCCGGAGCCGGGCCAGGTCATCGTCGATGAGGACGTGAAGCGCAACTTCACGCTGCTCGACGCCAAGGGCGATGACGCCGGCTCGCTGACGTCCACGAAGATCGCCTACGGGACGATGACGGACACGGACGTCACGCTCTACGAACTCGACGCCACGTACGAGGAGATCAAGAAGGACACGGGTCTCGACCCGCTCGAGGTCCAGGCGGAGCACCCCAAGGAGGGCACCGCCATGACCGTCGTCTCCGGGTACTGGAAGGAGACCTACAGCTGCTCCATCGACGCCTTCGTGCCCGAACTGCGCGAGGACGGCTGGACGATGAAGGACTCGATCCGGTACACGAAGGAGTGCGAGACCAAGGGCGGCACCTCGGGTTCTCCGGTGATCGACGACTCGACCGGGAAGATCGTCGGGATCAACAACACCCGTAACGAGGACGGCGAGGAGTGCACCCTCAACAACCCGTGCGAGGTGGACAAGGACGGCAAGGTCACCGTTCACGAGGGCATCGCCTACGGGCAGCAGACCCACACCCTCACCAGCTGCGTCGCGGCGGGGAACAAGGTCGACCTGAGCCTGCCGGACTGCAAGCTGCCGAAGCCGTAA